A single Vigna radiata var. radiata cultivar VC1973A chromosome 8, Vradiata_ver6, whole genome shotgun sequence DNA region contains:
- the LOC106770271 gene encoding protein FAR-RED IMPAIRED RESPONSE 1-like, protein MPFAPFVGVNHHGQSILLGCGLLCSEDIDSFVWLFNSWLRCMSNRAPQGIVTDQCKAMKKAIEIVFPNSHHRWCLWHIMKKIPKKLQGYAAYKDIKRQLKQVVYNSDSVDDFVYGWERMVTIFSLQTNEWLCSLYEERSRWVPCYLRNNFWAGMSTTQRSESXNAFFDGYINSQTTLQEFVKQYDNALQHKTEKETQADFTSLNTTLPCGSQSLIERQFQKNYTHAKFAEIRSEFRGKINCFVDGVVVEDKSSYYKVTEDSIHNEIREERVFKVTFERDTKNVSCSCLLFEFRGIICRHCVCVLAQERVTQLPAKYVLTRWCKNIRRKHTYIRATYNNKEKDPHIERYDNLCKTFADIPEIACESTNMTELLIDHLRSFVDHHGLQISPSPTPYVNNTTHKEQQHMHHTNVAHDVDTNANNVDIQSPQVVKRKGRPRTKRLKSTSERVTRKKQWAKQSCPTSIHIADAMMDGPNTTFSNEIDGTLNTDYTTTNSIGPVSSVQSPGFMSLLASLHNDMQNTQSSTTNIENVFP, encoded by the exons ATGCCGTTTGCTCCTTTCGTTGGCGTCAACCACCATGGTCAATCAATATTGTTAGGTTGTGGATTGTTATGCTCAGAGGACATAGATTCATTTGTTTGGCTATTTAATTCATGGCTTAGGTGCATGTCCAATAGAGCGCCCCAGGGAATTGTTACCGATCAATGCAAAGCAATGAAGAAAGCAATAGAAATCGTGTTTCCAAACAGTCATCATAGGTGGTGCTTGTGgcatataatgaaaaaaatacctAAGAAGTTACAAGGCTATGCCGCTTACAAAGATATCAAGCGACAACTAAAGCAAGTTGTGTACAATTCTGATTCAGTTGACGACTTTGTTTACGGTTGGGAAAGGATGGTAACAATATTTTCACTACAAACAAACGAATGGCTCTGTTCACTTTACGAAGAGCGAAGCAGGTGGGTTCCATGTTACCTGAGAAACAATTTTTGGGCTGGCATGTCAACCACTCAAAGAAGCGAGAGTATNAATGCATTTTTTGATGGATATATTAACTCACAAACTACTCTTCAAGAATTTGTTAAACAATATGACAATGCACTACAACACAAGACAGAAAAAGAAACCCAAGCTGACTTCACATCCTTAAACACAACTCTTCCATGTGGGTCACAATCACTCATTGAGCGACAATTCCAAAAGAATTACACACATGCTAAGTTTGCAGAAATACGGTCAGAATTTAgaggaaaaattaattgttttgttgaCGGTGTTGTTGTAGAAGATAAATCATCATATTACAAGGTGACAGAGGACTCCATTCATAATGAGATAAGGGAAGAGAGGGTATTCAAGGTTACATTTGAACGAGATACAAAGAATGTGAGTTGCAGTTGTTTGCTTTTTGAGTTTAGGGGTATTATTTGTAGACATTGTGTATGTGTCCTGGCACAAGAGCGAGTAACACAGCTTCCTGCTAAGTACGTACTAACAAGATGGTGTAAAAATATCCGCAGAAAACACACGTATATTAGAGCAACatacaacaacaaagaaaaGGATCCACATATTGAACGGTATGATAACTTATGCAAGACTTTTGCTGATATTCCTGAGATTGCGTGTGAGTCAACAAACATGACAGAATTATTGATTGACCACCTTAGATCATTTGTGGACCATCATGGCCTACAAATTTCACCTTCACCTACACCTTATGTCAACAACACCACtcacaaagaacaacaacacaTGCATCATACTAACGTAGCTCATGATGTAGACACAAATGCAAACAATGTTGACATCCAAAGCCCTCAAGTTGTGAAGCGAAAGGGTCGACCTAGGACAAAAAGGTTGAAATCCACATCTGAAAGAGTAACAAGGAAGAAACAATGGGCAAAACAAAGTTGTCCAACATCTATTCATATTGCT GATGCTATGATGGACGGACCGAATACAACATTCAGCAATGAAATTGATGGGACACTAAACACAGATTACACAACAACGAACTCAATTGGACCG GTATCAAGTGTGCAATCCCCTGGGTTCATGTCACTACTTGCATCATTACACAATGACATGCAAAACACGCAATCGTCCACAACTAACATCGAGAATGTTTTTCCGTAA
- the LOC106771647 gene encoding ethylene-responsive transcription factor RAP2-12-like: MLSASLDCDSHFAQDATHQTNSQDVVSMQDDSSKTLSEELVDIESELKFFQMPYLEGSWDDSSLDSFLSCDTTQDGGNLMNLWSFDDNPSMAGGVF; this comes from the coding sequence ATGCTTTCTGCTTCTTTGGATTGCGATTCTCATTTTGCACAGGATGCCACCCATCAGACTAACTCTCAGGATGTGGTATCTATGCAAGATGATTCTTCCAAGACACTCTCTGAGGAGCTTGTGGATATTGAATCTGAGTTGAAGTTTTTTCAGATGCCTTATCTTGAAGGGAGCTGGGACGATAGTTCATTGGACTCCTTTCTATCTTGCGATACAACCCAGGATGGTGGAAACCTGATGAACCTTTGGAGCTTTGATGACAATCCTTCCATGGCTGGCGGAGTTTTCTGA
- the LOC106770270 gene encoding protein FAR-RED IMPAIRED RESPONSE 1-like, whose product MENMNTCLDDIEIDQLHGKVAEDINENHVQPNSIPPSVGMVFESVNQAKSFYRQYAISKGFGIRTRSSRKNNKNELCYFMMVCSRAGKFVACNQNEMIGRPTQANDCAARMIVSKRDDKWYISAFDDVHTHDLSPTKSRLFRGNKRMNLNVKRTLDLNAEAGVRINKSFRSLVCATGGYENMEFVEQDVRNYVAKQRRALSKDGDAKALLNHFSSMRELNKDFFFNIDVDDDNRILNVFWADARSRAACEYFGDVISFDNILNK is encoded by the coding sequence ATGGAGAATATGAATACTTGTTTGGATGATATTGAAATTGATCAATTACATGGCAAAGTTGCAGAAGATATAAATGAAAATCATGTtcaacctaactcaatcccTCCATCAGTTGGAATGGTTTTTGAAAGTGTTAATCAAGCCAAGTCATTTTATAGACAATATGCAATATCAAAGGGCTTTGGAATTCGAACAAGGAGTTCAAGGAAGAACAACAAAAACGAATTATGTTACTTCATGATGGTGTGTTCTAGGGCTGGAAAATTTGTCGCATGCAATCAAAATGAAATGATTGGACGTCCAACACAGGCTAATGATTGTGCAGCTCGAATGATTGTATCAAAAAGAGATGACAAGTGGTACATTTCGGCATTTGATGATGTACATACTCATGATCTTAGTCCAACAAAGTCAAGATTGTTCCGAGGCAATAAAAGGATGAATCTGAATGTGAAGAGAACACTAGACTTAAATGCAGAAGCAGGAGTTAGGATTAACAAGAGTTTTCGATCGTTGGTTTGTGCTACAGGAGGTTATGAAAACATGGAGTTTGTGGAACAAGATGTTAGAAATTATGTCGCCAAACAGAGAAGAGCATTATCAAAAGATGGTGATGCCAAGGCACTCTTAAACCATTTCTCTTCCATGAGAGAATTGAATAAggatttctttttcaacattgaTGTTGATGACGACAACCGCATATTGAATGTATTTTGGGCTGATGCACGAAGTAGGGCAGCTTGTGAGTACTTTGGTGATGTCATATCTTTTGACAACATACTTAACAAATAA
- the LOC106770272 gene encoding uncharacterized protein LOC106770272: MCRKLVLQLCNTWLERRGGFEVRSIFIPFTKLDVCLGLGVRVNGEMFKLFKEEVDCHTRRLFDTNDVSVDNVYEQLQNYIKGGEVADVCRLYLLLGLSEFLFSNRGGKVHLGLFELLDDLSCIGKYNWGGVIYEYLVCSLCDAALCVGNTQKRSHCHVDGCIFALQIWAMEHVLFGQNKLAKTRTCIPRILHWMHVRVGEAEVEKAFSSNEVITEVYVSKEEMYIEIVKEAIDGDNNIRVKDNLHRRSIADIVAENEALRTIIVDQEVSIAKLEKEVEKLQMIRAKKRQPKVYDDRTPIKNSNSKGDYKLDEEFRGTILHKDNEIVLYSGWKSNSEKGDDVGNIDIEKDGDDLVHEEIVIKNSDMYTRLKAQPRKRVKSVSLKTPWTKLDRKKRRCIE; the protein is encoded by the exons ATGTGTAGGAAGCTAGTTTTACAATTGTGTAATACATGGTTAGAGAGGAGGGGTGGGTTTGAAGTTAGGTCTATCTTTATTCCATTCACCAAATTAGATGTTTGCTTAggtttaggggttagggttaATGGAGAGATGTTTAAGTTGTTCAAAGAGGAAGTTGATTGTCATACTAGGAGACTCTTTGACACAAATGATGTAAGTGTAGACAATGTTTATGAACAACTTCAAAACTATATAAAAGGGGGTGAAGTGGCTGATGTTTGTaggttatatttattgttaggCTTGAGtgagtttttgttttcaaatagaGGTGGAAAAGTTcatttaggtttatttgaattattagaTGATTTATCATGTATTGGAAAGTATAATTGGGGGGGTGTTATTTATGAGTATTTGGTTTGTAGTTTGTGTGATGCTGCATTGTGTGTAGGGAACACACAAAAAAGATCACACTGTCATGTGGATGGTTGTATATTTGCATTACAG ATCTGGGCAATGGAACATGTGCTATTTGGTCAAAATAAGTTGGCTAAAACAAGAACTTGTATACCTAGAATCCTTCATTGGATGCATGTTAGAGTTGGTGAAGCAGAAGTTGAAAAAGCCTTTTCCTCTAATGAA GTGATTACTGAGGTATATGTAAGCAAAGAAGAGATGTACATTGAAATAGTTAAAGAAGCTATAGATGGTGATAATAATATTAGAGTGAAGGACAACTTGCATAGGCGATCGATTGCTGATATTGTGGCTGAAAATGAAGCTCTGCGTACTATTATTGTTGACCAAGAGGTCTCAATTGCCAAGCTTGAGAAAGAGGTAGAGAAGCTACAAATGATTCGTGCAAAGAAGAGGCAACCAAAGGTTTATGATGACAGAACTCCAATTAAGAACTCAAATTCTAAGGGAGATTATAAGTTAGATGAAGAATTTCGGGGCACAATTTTACATAAAGATAATGAGATAGTACTTTACAGTGGTTGGAAGTCAAACTCAGAAAAAGGTGATGATGTTGGGAATATTGACATTGAAAAAGATGGTGATGATTTAGTTCATGaagaaattgttattaaaaactCTGACATGTACACACGTTTAAAGGCTCAACCTAGGAAGCGTGTGAAAAGCGTTTCTTTGAAAACCCCTTGGACAAAATTAGATAGGAAAAAACGTAGGTGCATTGAATAG
- the LOC111242340 gene encoding uncharacterized protein LOC111242340 isoform X1, with amino-acid sequence MEPWEQLDIDESDLDGFIRRCNSNNSVIPGPAGVVQAAMLNRQVNENIPTQEFLGIIEKVSFDRDFTSNAWVWAEKFIDIHGLLLKYEVEHISTLDSLKGTFKVSLLRCLIKAREHNGLGDMKITIRDPTGTVKASVHRKAIDHPEIGPNLKVGSVIILQDVSIWFVMINNLLNFYSHKSI; translated from the exons ATGGAACCTTGGGAACAACTAGATATTGATGAAAGTGATCTTGATGGTTTCATTCGACGTTGCAATTCGAATAATAGTGTCATTCCGGGCCCTGCTGGTGTGGTTCAGGCTGCAATGCTTAACCGCCAGGTCAATGAAAACATCCCCACACAAGAATTCTTAGGTATCATAGAAAAAGTCAGTTTTGATCGTGACTTCACATCCAATGCTTGGGTATGGGCTGAAAAATTCATCGACATCCATG GATTGTTGCTTAAATATGAGGTTGAGCATATCTCAACCCTTGATTCCTTGAAAGGAACTTTTAAGGTGTCCTTGTTGCGATGTCTTATTAAAGCTCGTGAGCATAACGGATTGGGAGACATGAAAATAACAATTCGG GATCCAACAGGGACTGTAAAAGCAAGTGTTCACCGCAAGGCCATTGATCATCCTGAAATAGGTCCCAACTTAAAAGTTGGAAGTGTAATAATCCTACAAGATGTAAGTATATGGTTTGTGATGataaataacttattaaatttttattcccaCAAGAGTATATGA
- the LOC111242340 gene encoding uncharacterized protein LOC111242340 isoform X2: MEPWEQLDIDESDLDGFIRRCNSNNSVIPGPAGVVQAAMLNRQVNENIPTQEFLGIIEKVSFDRDFTSNAWVWAEKFIDIHGLLLKYEVEHISTLDSLKGTFKVSLLRCLIKAREHNGLGDMKITIRDPTGTVKASVHRKAIDHPEIGPNLKVGSVIILQDVAIFAPMRGT, encoded by the exons ATGGAACCTTGGGAACAACTAGATATTGATGAAAGTGATCTTGATGGTTTCATTCGACGTTGCAATTCGAATAATAGTGTCATTCCGGGCCCTGCTGGTGTGGTTCAGGCTGCAATGCTTAACCGCCAGGTCAATGAAAACATCCCCACACAAGAATTCTTAGGTATCATAGAAAAAGTCAGTTTTGATCGTGACTTCACATCCAATGCTTGGGTATGGGCTGAAAAATTCATCGACATCCATG GATTGTTGCTTAAATATGAGGTTGAGCATATCTCAACCCTTGATTCCTTGAAAGGAACTTTTAAGGTGTCCTTGTTGCGATGTCTTATTAAAGCTCGTGAGCATAACGGATTGGGAGACATGAAAATAACAATTCGG GATCCAACAGGGACTGTAAAAGCAAGTGTTCACCGCAAGGCCATTGATCATCCTGAAATAGGTCCCAACTTAAAAGTTGGAAGTGTAATAATCCTACAAGAT GTTGCAATTTTTGCACCAATGCGCGGAACATAA